The Gopherus evgoodei ecotype Sinaloan lineage unplaced genomic scaffold, rGopEvg1_v1.p scaffold_37_arrow_ctg1, whole genome shotgun sequence genomic interval ACACAGAAGAGGAGTTTGTCTGGCACCAGGACTGAGGAGGGGCACTCTCCATCATGCAGGCAGCTCTGCCCTTGCAGAAATGGGCAGTGGCATGTGACCCCGCACAGCCCCCCATGCCACGCttctgtttgggggtgggggggcaatacCCCCTGTCCTCCCTAAATTATGCTCACCGGGggaccccttccctccccccaccacctggtgatttacctctcttctggctgctccaggcaccggtTACCACAAgcctgtgctgtggggagggacaCATGACTGCTTTTGCAacttccctttgcttctccatCCTTAATCTGCAGAGGACATGAATTCTGTAtgctcagtgacccagaattccTCCAGAGTAATATAAGTTTGTCAAGCTCTGATCTCTTTTTAGGGGTATCCACTGAGATACAATCAGGCTTATTTGGGTGCATTTGATGATCAGATCTTAAATAGCATAGATTCTCCTTCATGCTAGCTGTTCTAACTAGAGTGTACCATATAATGGGTAGacaacctgattttcagtggcactttcaatgcccaggtcctggccaccggtctggggggctctgcattttaatttaattttagatgaagcttcttaaacatgttaaaaaccttatttactttacatacaatagtttagctatatattatagaaagggacattctaacatttttagaaagtgttACTGGCattcaaaaccttaaattagagtgaataaatgaagactcagcacaccacttctgaaagttgccGACCTCTGCCATATAATTTGGGTTTTGACCACCTTTTGGTCTTTTTCTAGGTTATGGCAACTGGAACTCTGGGACAAACAGAGGCAAGTATAGTAAAATCTTAATACCATTTTTTCATGATAATGTTATCAGTCAGAAAAATGATTATAAAATTGAAGTTTTTCACAGCTCAAATCTGTTCCCCATGCCTGAATAATATCCTCTTAGGTCACATGCAACTCTATTTCGGTCAGCGTTGCAGAGCCCCTATAACTGTGACAGTCTTTACTATTCTGCCCTGTGCATTAACAAAATCAGATATTTCTGTTCCTAGAAGTCAGCAGTTTGTATCCTTCAGTCTTTTTGTCTTACATCGCTTCTCTGTGAAATGGCACTGAACGTTAAAGTGCTATCACAGCGTGCTAGAAGACTGAATTTCTAGTTCTTGTGCCAGAGAGACGTGAAAAACGTCAGTGTGTCTGCATTTAGACCCAAACTTGAAACAGGCCTCCCTTTATAAATACTTGTCTTTTTCCAGAGGCCATGCTCGCTGTGCTCAGACTAGAGTGCGATGTCCAGCTGTGTGGTAGAATCTCACTAATCTATATGCTTTAATTAGCACAAGGAAGCCTCTCTCCACTCCTCAAAGACTGACTAGCAGAGCAGCATAGTATGTTTTTTATGTCACTGACTGGTAGTTTAAACTGTAGTCAGTGTTGTACCAAGGATTTTATGACCTTTTCACTATCTTCAGAGCTAGTTGGAAAACTTATTTTTGTAAAAACCAGAAAATATTCATGGTTCATTCAAAACGAGCTTGCTAGCAGTGTCATTGTTTTACTACTTGTGTTTATAGTATCACTTAGGGTCCCCATCTAAGATCAGGGTCCTGttatgctaggcactgaacaGGTGTATTGTGATTTAGTCCAtgtcctgaagaatttacagtttaAAGGGACAAGACAGAGGGAAGgtaagagagattaagtgacttccccaaacATAGCCACCAACTTCTCCTGGTGCCAGTGGATGCTCGAcccaccctgccccgcccccattccaaccccttccccgaagtCCTCACCTCAACTTCACCCGCTCCATGCCCcaattggaccccttccccaaatctccaccCGAGCCTCGCCtcttccctgccttctcccctgtgTGCAGCGCATTCCCactctttccttccccctccctcccatagtGTGTtacgccacgaaacagctgtttcgtggtggcAAGTGTTGGGAGGAGAAGCGGGGTTGCGTtgcgctcggggaggaggcagaggtgagctgggtcgGGGAGATGCCTGCACCCACctatttttccccgtgggtgctccagccctggagcacccacggagttggcgctTATGTCCCCAAAGACATTCTAGGTCAGTGTCATTTCAGGAATAGAACAGAGGTATCCTGACTCCTAGGtaagtgctctgtccactagctCATGCTACTTCCTAATGCTATTAAATATTCTTAAACTACAAAAGACATTAGAACAAAGTACATCTTGTGGTACTGTCTGTTTTACTTACTAAATCAGTTTGTTCACAATAGCTTTTTGACTCATAAATTCAGATTAGCAAATCTCTGCTTTAATTTGCATGTTACTAAGAATCCTAGAACTACAGGGTTGGCAGTAGGACATGCTgatgggtgaactgagcaaacctAAAATGTAAGTTAAAAGGGAGAAAACAGCGTAGAACACTGATGTCATTTTAGTCAGTTTTCTGTCCATATCTGCTTTGTAAGTAGCATGCCGTGGGCTGCATTTGGGGAAGCTGTTCTCCATCACCCCTGAGATAACATACAACTGAGAGGGCCATTTCTTTCATTTACGTGTTGGCAAGAGAGGGAACAGAAGGGACACGAGTAATATTTTGTGCTGGTCAAAGTTAGTGGGTGGTTATTGTTCCATTTTTAGAATTGCACGAATTCTTATGCATCTCTAGAAGAATAGACCCCAAACACAATAACGTCATCTAATTCGAACAAATCACTGCTATTTATAATGTGAACTGACTGCCTAGCTTAGAGGTATGAATTTTATGCTATGAAGTCAGAATATAACTGGGTATGGATACAGTACAATTTCATGTCAAACTGACATAGAGACAAGCCCACTTTGAACTAAACTAGACTCGTCTTAAATACGTTATCTTATAATTTCTTCTCACACAACCTACACTCTTTACACATGCCTAAATGTCCATGCCACACTAGCTGTTCTTTCTGATGGTGACTGGATTATGTTTTCTCTCTCGAATCTGTTTTTATCAGGCAAATGGATTGCCATGGAAGGCTTTGCGTATGCTACactgcagcctgccctggccaTGAGTGAGAGCAAGAATGAAAATTGAGGGTTAAATATTAGTTAGGGCAGATTATAATAATAGTCTACATTGCTGGGATTTGGTGTGAAGTTTCTTCCATGTGTGTTTTGACCTTCAAATCCTGGTGTCAGATACACTAACACACCTTGGCAGGTGTCTTGTAAGGGGAAAAATgggttaaatgtaaattaaaaccaCCACATTCTGTGGGGAAGGGGCACTCTTGGGACTTCTGTGTCTGAACTTGGATAGAAATGTTCGCTCAGCTGCTTGACTGGAATTCTCAATGACACTTTCTCATTTCAGGATATGAGGGATATAGTTACGGCTATGGATACGGTCAAGATAACTCTGGCAATTATGGGTATGGTATGGCCACTTCAAACGCTTGGGAAATGCCTAATTCAGACACAGACCCTAACGCTTCCACTGGCGCCGATGCTGTTATAGCAAAAATGAACCAGCGCTTAGATATGGTGTCTCATCTAGAAACGGACACAATGCAAGGAGGACATTATGGCTCCAGTGGAGACAGGTGAGTCTAGAGATCAAGATGAAAAGATTCAGTACCAGACAGGTTAGTGTCTTTTCCTGAGGGAACTGCTACTCTAAACTTCTACTGACTATCAGAGTTGCCACCTCTCACTTCTTTCTCATTTTGACCTCATTCTCACTTTGTCTTCACATTTTGGTTTTCAAGAGGAACAGATAGATAAAGGGAATTAGTTTAGCTggattttccttctttttgtttatatttttgaaaTAAGTCATTTGTATCCCAGTTTGAGTAGTGAAGTCTTAATAGTCTGGTGACAGGTACTTGAATGGTGATGCAATCTTTACAGTAGTAGAAGGATATGTTTAACTTGGAAAAAAGAATCCTCTCGCAGTTTTAAACTGGAGATGAATAAAGAAGAGATTCCTTAATATTTCTATATCTGGGAACCTGCTGATGTATTTCATTTCTATAGCATTGCCACAACATTCATTTGCCTGTGCCCCTCATTTGATTTTAAGCTTAACTGTTAATCTAGAAGTGACATTTTTGTTCCAGGTTTGGCCTGCTGGTTGGGAATACTGTACAGATGTCCAGAAAAGACCAAGTGACGTTTTGACCATGTTTTAAATCTGAAGTATATGCAATAGTAATAAGGACTGTTCACTTAAAGATTTTCTCatgttaaatttcaaaatgagttTATATTCAAAATTTAATACTTCTACAACACTGCTGTTCATTCTAGGTTTATGTGAAATATTAATTCATCCCAGCAAATCCATTTCTGAGTATTTTTACATCTGAGTATTTTGCTTATGTACAAGTATTGATTTGAACAATATCAGGTTTACATCTATGTAGAGGAGACATCTATATTTTGTAGAGAACTTGAAGTTTGTTTGCTACTGTTCAAATACTAAGTATGCAGAGACATTGTCAAAATAGCTTTAAACTAAATTCCATATAATGTAAGCAAATCAGAACCTCTTCTCTAGAATGAAAGCATAGCTTGTTAGTAGTAAGAAATGTCCTGCAAGAGACTTTTATACATTATTATCCTTTTATGTTGGAGTGCATTCTGGTTTGTTTGCGGTCGGCTTTTGTTGCATCTGTACTTTGTTTTAACCAACCAAGTTTAAAACTATAAAAACTTTATAAAAAGTTTATCACGAGAACTTGTGATATGTTTACCAAAAATATAATTCAATAGTAATGACTTTTGAATATTGCAAAATTGCTACGTGTTTATGAATAGAGGACAAATGTACAGTAGGCTTCACAAAGTTTTTAGGAATTACTCCTCTGAAGTCTTGCATCAAATAGATTTTGGTGGAGTATTCTGTGTAAAAGCACTCATATAAAGTACATCagagttgttgtttgtttttaaatccatcctggggaaaaaatatttgataatagcaGCCTCTTTAATGTAGTAGACAAAGGTAAAcaagttgaaactagacacatCTTAGACTGAAATTGAGATGCAGATTTTCAACAGTGATGgtatttaaccattggaacaacttaccaagggtaaaacgtttaaatcaagattagatatttttttaaaagagatgctgtagggaagttctttggcctgttaTACTTGAGATAATAGATGATTACACTGATATCTTCTGGCCTCATCTATGAATCTGTAGCTGTCTTGTAGGGAGTGGAAAGTACTGTTGCAAGGCAGCAGGTGAATGGTTTAATTGACTAAACTCTTGGGTTCTAATTTCATAAGATGAGAACTTTGAATTTGATGTTCCATCCCTTGTCCATTATTCAGACATCACACAATTGGGATCTTCTGCTCCAAGCCCCAAACATCGGGCAAGATACCTTGCATAATTCTGTCACGATAGATGATACTGGGCTTGTAACCCAGCTCTGTTAACAGATTCTAGCTCTTGCTGGAGAAAAGATATCAAATATCCAGAGTGAATGTAGTAAACCATTTAAGGGACAAAAGGATGAAATTAGTGGTTTAGAAAACCTCAGCTTTTAGCCTTCAGTCTCATTTCCTAAAAAGCAGAGTGTGGGGAGGGCTATTCAGTTGCTGCAGTTGAAAGCTCTGGCTTACTGTAAATGGGCACGTGTATCTTTACCATCTGAGGATTTTTGGTGATTGCTGGTTTGGATGATTCTTCTCATATCAGTAGATGgaatggcttttttttgtttccttttttttttttggctttggaGTTAGTGTTTCCTTCTCCTGCCATTGTTTCCTTCCAATTTCCTTGCTTTCAAGACCTTGCTATAGAGCATAACTACTGGGGGTTGTGCCCCAGTGGTCAGTGCTAGTTTGACATTTGTGTTCTTGCTTGCTTCCTTGTGTAATGTGTGAACCTGTTTGTGTTCTGTCTTGTTGGGTGTAGATTTCCCTCACACTATGGCTCATCTGGAAAAGTAGCATGTGATCATGAAGAGTGTGGAGCCTCCCCTTAAACTTTGATATATCATCTTTGCTGAAAATTGAGTCTGTCAGCCATTGCATAAGATGTGCAGAGGCACTACTTTAGATATTATAGAATTTAAACCAGCAgggttttgtatttttcttctgAAACTGTCCTGGTTAAAAACTGGTTTTGTGGAAACTACAATGACCAGCAATAACTCTAAAGTcatgtctacatgggaaagttgaCTGGGTAAAAACCCTTCCCAAGAGACACAAGCTAAATCAAGAAAAGGCACTCTTATACCAGAATAAATACCCACATGAGGTTTTACCAGTATGACTGTTGGCTTAAATTCACACCATGCATCATACGCAGAAACTTggttgtgtagacaaggcctaaactGAGCCGTTCCTCCTAACAATTCAGAATAGAGTAGGGGAAGAGAAGCAGGACTATTACTTTGTGGCCTAACTAGCTCTGCATTTGTTCTTAACTATTTGGATTGTTCAGCTTGACTTAAGCATAGCTAAATAGAGGGCGGGTAGTGAATGTATTAAATTGAAATCGGAAAATCTGAATGTCTGCACAGTTGAAAATCCACAGCTACCACTAACTGAGGTACCTTTGCTCAGCTTgggaacttttcttttttaaaaagatcagtgTGTGACACAGTAATTTTAACAGAAATTGAAGATTAGTTTGGTGTGGCCTTCCTGGCACTTCAGGCATATGTAAATCTGACTAGGTAACTGTGGTCCTTCAGTGATGGACTGAGGTTGAACTGAATCCCTGCTACTCCTTGCCATTCTATTTATGTCCTTCTCCCACTGCTGTATCacatggaaaaactcccatgttGAGTGAAACCTCAGAGCCTTTTTCGATATAAATGAGACGaacatttctgtttttgtttaatctttctcctgccatttcTCGGCAGGCTGTAATGTGGTGCCTTATATGCTACTGACTGGATTCCTTGCTTGCTGTGCGACTCTTGCAGGTATAATACATATGAGTCCTACGACTCAAGGTCTTCACTGAACGACCGTGATCTATACAGATCCGGCTATGATTACAGTGAGGCTGAACATGACACCGAAAATGCCTATGAAGGTTGCTATGACAGCTTCTATGGGAACCACAGGGACCAGTACCAGAACAGAGCATGGGACAACTTTGGCCAGCGGGGTCAGAACTGGGCCAGAGACGGGCGAAATAACAGACCCATGGCATCTTCATATTCCGGGCACATGGGCGGACAGTGGAATGAGCCgccacagccaatgggagggcGGGGCCATGGCCCCCACGGCTCCTCTAGGCTCCCATCCCTCTTCTCCCACAACATTATCCCAGAACTCAGCATGTTCCAGGGAATGCGAGGTTTCTCTGGAAACATGCGCTTTGGAGGAGGCGGCATGAAACAACGAATGAGGAGAAACTGGAAAATGTGGGACGCAGACTTTAAAGTAAGTACCTGTGCAATCCTCTCCCACCCATTTACCTCATATAGAGACTGTTCACTTCCCAACAAACTACACTGTCCAGCTCTGAGTGCAAAGGGCCCTATTCTCTGAAATACTATACTTAGTTTCCACAGTGTAATTTGTACCTCTGTGCATTATTTGATTGGCATTGTGTTTTTTTCTAAATGGTTTGAAGAGGCCACGTTCATTCATAGTGCAGTCTTAGCATCCAGAATGTTTAACTTTGATGCTCTATTGTAAAGCTAGGAAAGTAAATGTTATAGTTTTGTGGGTTAATCTGATATGCTGAAGGAAGGTTGCTGTGAAGGACTGTGCCAAATGTTATCTGTCTTGACTGACTTTGCCTGTCAGAAGCATAACTGTGTTTTCTGGGAAGTTTAGTTCAATATAAAGGCCTTTTAAGGTGGCTTCATGCAGACCTATTTGCTGCTAGCAGGGGATGGTGTCAGCATGTACATTTGGGGACTGATATTTTCCTTTCTAgtcacagaaaaagaaaatcaagaagGACCCTACCTCTAAGAAGAGAAAACAAACTGACAGCACTGATGAACCTGATAGCAAGGCAGCAAAAACTGATGGCTCTGACAACTCCGACTCTGAGAATGGTAAGAACCTCTTTGGTGACTCCTAATGAGCTAGCTCTTAGTCATGTGACGTTATCAGAGTGCCTTTGTTTCAGGTAGTAATTGGCTCTGACACTTCAATTTCTTTTGAATATTTAATTTGGTGGTAAAATTGTTAATACCATTCTTTGCTGAGCTACCCAGCTGTTACTTTTTGTATGGTGACCATTTGTGATGTGCTTTTCAGAGGAAGGGActgaaggagaagcagcagagaaggagggctCCAAAGCTGTAAGTGAAACTGACCCTTGTAATTCACAGTAAAGACCAAAATGTTTGAGAGAAGTGGATGAGTGGCCATGTAGCTAGAGTTGAGGGCAGAATGTTGTGGTGGCAGCATTAAAAACTAAATGAATCTTCCTGCAGTGAGAGTGGGAACTACTTCTTACCTTTCAGTGGTAGAGAGCTGGGATTGGTGAGGAGGAGGGTGATTGGATCCTCCATGTAAGAAAGCTTGAAGGTTGTAAATCCTCTCGAGATTACTTATTTTATATTGCAGTAATACCTGCAGGCCCCAAGAGAGATTGATTGGACCACTGTACAGGTGCATAGCAagacacaggccctgctccaaagagctgaaAATGCATGACTAGAGAATTTATGAAAATGATTAGGAATAGGAATAGGAAGAGGAAACCTAGAAATCAACAGTGTGTTGTACTGTTGTCAACTCGCAGGCTAAATGTGTTCCTCAGACAGGGAACCCTGCTATCTGAAGTCAGGAGGGAGTCTCTTTGGGGAGCAGGATGTTTAAGAGATGTAAAACTAGTATGCACTCACTTTCTCCAAGACAAAAGTTATAGGTAGGGATTGCTGATAACCTCCTGAAATTGTATTTTAGGAGGGTGAAGatgaagaaggaaaagattcTGAGAAAGGTGAGTCTGAACATAATTTCTTTAAAAGCATTCTTGGGAAATGAGCCAAGAACTTCTTCATCAAGGGATGTGCTAAGGGTCTTCAGACCTTACACTTCTGTACAGCATAAACCTTCTGCCAATAAAGGACTCTGCTGTGGAGGCAATGGCTCCAAGTAATAGTCTGTTGACTGACTTGGTTCAGGCACTGTCTTGCTCCTTTTGTTCTCTGAGCTGTAGCTTGTACACAAATCTAAAGGTGGTGGATTATGATGATCTGAGTTAAAGCTCTCATCTTTCAGCACTCTAGAGCTTGCACTGGTTTCTGTACACAGTACATAATCCCTAATGGATATCTGTCTGACACACTGCTAGGCCTAGAATGCTAGGGGATGTTACAGGTCATGATTGAGGTGCTTTAGGAAACATGGGGAAATCCAGCACAGCATCTGGTGACTGCCTGGCTCAGAGCCAGTGCTATAGGTCTCGTGAGATTTATAGTGTCTCTCTCTGCTATAAAGAAGAGGGGTCCCATGGACAAGGTAGGGTGATTAGTGGTTATGGTGCTAGCCTAGAACTTGAGAGACTTGGGTTCAAATTTTGCTTTGCCACAGgcatgtgaccttgggtaagtgttTGTTTCTCTTACTCTGTTCCTCATTTGTAATAACAGAATAAAGTATTTCATTGTCTGATAGGGgtgttaaagattgtgaggcattcaGGTACTATAGGAATGGGGCTCTATAAGTACCTTAGAGAAATACTAGTTGGTtagaggtttcagaggggtaaccgtgtttagtctgtgtcagcaaaaacaatgaagagtccgcgtggcaccgtagagactaaaatgcttatttgggcataagcttttgtgggctatgacccatttcatcagatgcatggagtggaaaatacagtaaacaggtataaatacacagcccATGAAAAGACAGGAGTTGCCTTACTGAGTGGAGGGTCattgctaatgaggccaattcaattagggtggatgtggccacATCTAccatgattgaattggcctcattagcattacaaaaagtaattttcccttcaACTGTttggaaatgggccacatccaccctaattgaattggcctcgttagtaCTGACCCGCCACACACTGTGAtatggcaactcccatcttttcatgggctgtgtatttatacctgcctactgtgttttccactccatgcatctgaggaagtgggttatagcccacaaaagcttatgcccaaataaatgtgttagtctcaagGTGTcacaaagactcctcattgttttagttGGTTAGAGTAGAGTTCATGGGATAGTTTGATGTGCCAACACTGTTgtagcagctggggagagggttGCTTAGAGAAGCATGGAGACCTCTCACCAGAGGAAGAACCTGTCTAAATAGAAACCTGATAGCACAGTATCTAACTTGCAGTTGTTATCAGTGGAATGTGATGGCAGCAGTATAAAAACCATATAAGAAGCCTTGGCTGGGAAACCAAAGGGGTCCTCAGGTACCATTCCAGTATAACAGTGGAAGCTACTTCCTTGTTTTGAAAAAATTGGGATTTTTTCATAGGAGAAATTAAGTTCTTATTTCACTGCCAACCTTCATCCCGTGTGCCATGTGCACGGAAGCCAAAGGGGTGAGAGTGGTTGCCTCTTaaaactgtctaaaatgggccatcttttCCCCATAAAACCAGGGGCATTATATCACCATCAGAAATGATAGGTTAGGAAACTGTATCAGAAGAGGTATTCTCTTACCATCCTGCCCAAGCTCAGCCTTTCTGAAGTCTGGGCCAGAGTGTGATGGGACATCAGTTAATAGACTTGCAATGCTCCTTTTAATTGACCAACAGCAGGAATTGTTAAGGGAGCAGCTCTTTTCAACACTTCACTTTTGCTGTCATCTCTGAGCTATATGGGTCAGTCAAGTTGGCTACTAAACTTGTCTAGGTGAATCCTCTTAATCAGTTGGTGTTCACAAATAGTGCCCTGAAACACAACCTGCTTTATACATCTAGGTGCTTTAACAATTCAAGAAGAGATCAGTCAAATCAAGCGCAAATTGCAGGCAGGCAAGAAAACTCAAGAGAGGCAGAAAAAGAGGCACCGGGATCGCATGGTAGAAAGGTACATCTTCCTCTTCCAGTGACACAGTATACATCCTGTCTGAGAATTCTGGAAGGATTGCCTAATGTTTAGAACATGGACCTTGGCATCTGGGTTCTGGCTTttgtccctggctctgccactgacttttttGTAAAAACCAGGAGTAGTTACCTGAACTTCTGTGTACCAgtctctccatctgtaaaattggctTAACACCTCATAGGGAGCTGGTAAGGCAAAAGTACAAATGACTGTTAGCTAATTATAAAATGGAGAACTCTAATCAATATCTCCCCCTCTGTGAATGATACTGCTGAGACCACtgttggaatattgtgtccagttcttaaaaaaaaaaaacaaaaaaaaactaaataGGTGGACTGAGAGAGTACTCGCTAAGCCCTTAGTTACCTACACAGGGAGCTCTCTGACCatagggctctttaatctaataGACCAAGGCATAAggcgatccagtggctggaagctgaaacttgAGAAGTTCACATGAAGTAAGTTGCACAACTTTAACATtgaagataattaaccattggagcaacttaCAGGCTGTGATGGATTCtacattatgaaaaaaaaatctttaaatcaagacagaCATCCTTCTTAAAGTCCTCTCTAGCTGTCCCATAAATTATTGGAGTTGGTGTAGGAATTATTGCAATTCTTTGCCCTTGGTTATGCAAGATGTCAGACTAATTGCTGctaatggttctttctggccttaaaatctgtattAAAACCTGTAGGAAGGATGTGACCATTCAACCCAGGTATAAGACTTGTCCTCTTGAATGAGCTATGCTCTTTTTTAATTGTACCCCTAAGTACTAGTAGGAAATGACTAGTATCCTCAAGCTGATGaggagcctggaatggaaccctgGGGCTTAGGGGTTGATTTCTCACTTGGTTCTAACTTTGTCTTGGTAGGATTCAGTTTGTTTGTTCACTGTGCAAATATCGGACCTTCTATGAGGATGAGATGAACGTTCATCTGGAAAGCAAATTCCACAAGGAGCATTTCAAATTTGTTGGAACAAAACTGCCTCAGCAGACAGCTGACTTCCTCCAGGTGAATCTGTTGGTTAAGTTTCCCATTACTTCAGGCTAAACAGTGCACCTTTATTTCATGTTGGTTGTCAGAgacctacaaaaaaaaaatgcaaacaaaaaaacattgaTACTTGGATGTGAATGGATAGTTCACATAGTCAAGACTATGAAAACTTAGGTCTGAAACTACTACTACAGGTGTgattagagcacaggactggacaTCAGGATCTTAGTTCTTATTCCCAGCTCTATGCCAACTGCACTGTGACTTTGATTATATTACTTACCCTCTGCACTTTACCATCTGTAAAGTGCAGACAGTCCTTGACTACCTTCAAGAGAACAGTTGGAGCTGGGTTAAGGGGCTGCAAAGGTCTTGAAATGCCCTGTTGAaaggcacagctgcagtgtagaaTAAGTACAATACATGCTGTGCTTTGCTTTTTTGAATTCCACATTTAATGGTCAGATGTATAGCTGAAGTTAATACCAAATATTTTACAGGATTATGTTgctaacaaaacaaagaaaaccgaAGAACGCCGTAAAGCAATTGAAGACATCAATGCAGTTATTCAACAGATCTATAAAGACCAAGATCTTACCCAAGGTAAGAGCAAGTCTCCCTGCATCTTCATGGTTTGTTTTTTGTGAAGCTATCTTAATATGCAAATTCCCTCAGAAAATGGGAAGAACAAAAGCCATTATGAAGTTCCTATTTTGTGGTGTTCTGAGTTTTTAAGATGTGCACAGTTCACAAGTAAAGCATGGTTAAAGCTATCCTGAGATCTGAGAATCAAACTagattatttcctttcttttattaccAGTAAAGGTTTAGCAAAGCACGTTATGTTCTTGGAACCTGTACAATCTAATTGTTGTTGCCAGTCAGTCCCACTAAGACtgataaaaaggaagaaatagaAGCTTCTCTACAGTGCCAAAAGGAGTAAAATATTCTTGTTACTTAAATCGTCTGATCCTATTCAGAAATGGAGCGTCCTGTTGAGGCACCTTTTTATTGCATAGTAAACTTCCAGAATGGAACCATGCTTTTAAAAGCTTCTcatggaaaactgaaatattgATCAGAAACACGTGTATGTAGCTGGTGGTTCTTCAACAGTACTACTTTGTGCAAAATGAGAAGTCTTTTCCTGTATTTACTACAGAATGCAAGGCAAATATTAGAGCATACTTTGCTCTTATTTTGGAGAACTCTAACTTCACACAAGAATATTCAGCAGATGAATATACGGGAGCCTTATTTCTCatgttagagcaggggtcagcaacctttcagaagtggtttgccgggtcttcatttattcactctaatttaaggttttgcgtgccagcaatacattttaatgtttttagaaggtctttctataagtctat includes:
- the AKAP8L gene encoding A-kinase anchor protein 8-like, producing MSYSGYGNWNSGTNRGYEGYSYGYGYGQDNSGNYGYGMATSNAWEMPNSDTDPNASTGADAVIAKMNQRLDMVSHLETDTMQGGHYGSSGDRYNTYESYDSRSSLNDRDLYRSGYDYSEAEHDTENAYEGCYDSFYGNHRDQYQNRAWDNFGQRGQNWARDGRNNRPMASSYSGHMGGQWNEPPQPMGGRGHGPHGSSRLPSLFSHNIIPELSMFQGMRGFSGNMRFGGGGMKQRMRRNWKMWDADFKSQKKKIKKDPTSKKRKQTDSTDEPDSKAAKTDGSDNSDSENEEGTEGEAAEKEGSKAEGEDEEGKDSEKGALTIQEEISQIKRKLQAGKKTQERQKKRHRDRMVERIQFVCSLCKYRTFYEDEMNVHLESKFHKEHFKFVGTKLPQQTADFLQDYVANKTKKTEERRKAIEDINAVIQQIYKDQDLTQDIGMEHFIKKVEAAHCAACDLFIPMQYGIIQKHLKSLDHNHNRRAMMEQSKKSSLVVARSILNNKLISKKLERYLKGENPFTDDPEEKEEHEEGEGGMSGNAEGADGNKIDEENQHEENKDEESQDREENPEAETTENHGEQEEIQAEAQAEVEAGYTEEKNSQVAEETLTAEEEEQLLEGGEEESKEVTAAEEDEPLKGGEEESKGVTAAEEDEPLE